The region aacaaacagaaaacctcaTGTATGTTGCTACTTCTGCATTTATTTTGTCCATTCCTACTGTCTGGTAATAATGCTCTGATTTCCTTGTAGGGAAGCCTTCTGTAGTCCTAATGTCAGCTCATGCATGATGGTGTCTTACAACTTTGGTTCTCATGAGTGGCCTGTAAATCAGGTATGGTCCTTCATAGAAATGCATCTTACTTTAGGGAATGACACTTAAGGAAATTTGGGCCAAGATTGTCCTGCTTTTGGAGgagtgatgttttcttttcttaagttttAACCTTGAAGGGTGCTACCTTTGAATTTGAACAGTCATCTTGGCATCACCTGGTACCTAACCTAAGTGATAGAGAGAAGAGATGCCAGGAGCTAATGACACTGTTTATATTGCTAAATGAAACCTCCTTTAAACCTGGGTGTTCTTAACAGATCAGGTCTTTGTGTCTTTAGTATATGTGTTTGATTAGCATTTCTGCTTTGTTGATTCAGAatgaatgtaaaaatatgaaactttGTGATGAAAATTTCAACTCTTTGCTTAATTTTAGGTGAATTGACTTGAGGAAAATCCTGCTTATTTTGAAGATGTTGCAGCTCAGTATTATTTCGTGTTTAAGTCACAATTAATTTCACAAGTTTTAAGAGCAAACaaaactggatttaaaaaaaaattaaatcatgccACTTGAACAGACACAGCTATTTTGTGatgaaaaacaaactattttGAAAGAATCTGATATAAAAAGTGAGATAGCAGATACTATTGGATCAGTACCTACACCAAAAGTTTCAGAAACTGATTttcattatgaacttaaaaatGTGAACATTAGTTTGCCCAAGATAAATATTCCAAATGAGATCTTTACGAAACATGAAGTTGAAAAATACAGAATATTATTTCAGAGTAAACCACAGACTGCACGGAAATCTATCCGTTTAAAGACTGTAAGCCGTGCCAAGGAATGTGTACTGCTTTGTAAACCTGAGCGAGCTGAAGACGAGAATGTAAATATGTCTGCAAAAATACTCAACTTCCGTTGTTTAAAATGCCAAGACAGTACTCAATATAGTCCAAATGATTTGCAGAAACACTTTGAAATGCGGCATCATGGTGAGCTACCTTCATTTCCTTGTGAAATGTGCAGTTTTTCAGCAAATGACTTCCAGATATTTAAACAACACCGAAAAACCCATAGGAACACTTTTGTAAAATGTGATATTTGTAATAGTGACCGTTCATATACTTTATTGGACTTGACAAAACACTTCACATCTAAACATTGTGTTAATGGCAATTTTCAGTGCGAAGAGTGTAGATTCTTTACCCAGGATGTTGGCACATTTGTTCAGCACATTCATAGACATAAAGAAATGCATTATAAGTGTGGAAAATGCTTTCACCTGTGTTTTACCAAGGGAGAGCTTCAGAAGCACCTTCGTGTCCACTCTGGCACTCTTCCCTTCACTTGTCACTACTGTAGCTATGGTGCCGTTCATAAAGACCAACTTGTCAGACATGTCATAACTTTGCATAAAGAGCACTTATATGCGAAAGAAAAGCTGGAAAAAGACCAATATGATAAAAGAATGGCAAAGACTACAACAGGACTTAAGCTAATACTTAAAAGATACAAAATAGGTCCAACAAAGACATTTTGGAAACGTAAGACAGTTACCAATGGAAATGATGAAAGTATAGGGAAAAATGCTCAAGTGTTTAATATAGTGAGCAAAACACAGACTAAATCTGAAGACCAGAGTCAAGAGCAATTAAATGAAGACAAGGATGAGAGGCTGCACTGTGAGAATGGTGATAAGCCCatagagtcagagtcagagaagTCTACTCTGCTTTCCGTTGGGCAATACAGGAAAGTTGACGAGGGAACAATTGCTGCTTCCAGTTACGTGAAAAGTGGTGTACAAGGGCCGACGGTCTTACTGGTGAGAAATAATAAGATAACAATTCCTGCTAACTGCAGCGCTAAGTTTATGGGCTTCAAGGTGGTAGATGGAAGGCAGCATATTGTAATAAAATTGTTGCCTAACAGTAAACAGAATTTACCTTCACCAGCCTCACAACCAGGCACAGAAAAGGACAGTACAGGTAATTTGCAACCCCAGGCTTTGGCCAACACTGGATTTGCAACTGAGGTGAGTGACACAGATTTTTTGAAAGCAGCTCCACTTTCATGTTCGTCTCCTGTGCTTTCCAGGAAAGTAACTTCTGAAAAAGAGACAGCTTTCATGTCTGAAAAGAATAATATACTTGAGACAGTGGATGACAGTAAAAGCTTATCTTCTTTGCCAACAACATCAGAGTCAGTTACTGCATCAGTGAGTTTGACTACAAAAATTGAAGCAAGAGACAGTGTTGACTTGTGGGAAAATCAGACCACTCAGAGTCATCCAGATGCATCAGACACCACCATTAAAAGTCCAGATAAAGTCAACCTTACCACTAAGCCAAATGCATATAGTTGTGGAGATATGCATAATTATTGCATTAATTATGTCAACTCTAAGATACCTGCTGAATCCAACTATTTTGACTTCTCCAACCAAGGATCATTACCTTTTCATAATTACTCAAAGGTGAATACTAATCATTATAGGTTTTCAAGAACAACAACGTTCGAAAACCTTCAGAGGGAGACTTTGAACAAAACAGCTACTCAACAATTGTCTTGTGATAGTAATATGGATTCACCACTGAGGAAGGAGAGCTCCAACTCAGATAGCCTGTTAGGACCTGTCATCCCTTTAAATGGTAAAGatggaactttaaaaataaaaactgaaatagaaGAACCATGTAATTTAGAAGAAACCCAAAACTCTGATGAAGGAAATCTCTTCACTAATGCAAACCAAAGTGTGCTGAGTGTGACTGACGAGCCTAAGTGGGATGGCGGCGCTAGCTCCCCTATGATGCCTAGAATCACGTCTGTTTTCTCCCTCCAGAGCCAGCAGGCTTCAGAATTTTTGCCACCTGAAGTAAAGCAGTTACTTCAAGATACATTAAAGCCAAAATCTGATATAAAGGAAGACTCGAACAACATTCCCAGTGAAAGCCTTCCACTCAGTTGTGACCAAACACTtagaaaagcagaggaagaagaaatgatagTAGAATCTTCAAAAGACTTCCAAACGCAAGACATTTTCCCAGTTCCATCTGCCAGTGTAGGTGTTAGTGTGCCTGCAAATGATctgaat is a window of Acomys russatus chromosome 5, mAcoRus1.1, whole genome shotgun sequence DNA encoding:
- the Znf518a gene encoding zinc finger protein 518A, whose protein sequence is MPLEQTQLFCDEKQTILKESDIKSEIADTIGSVPTPKVSETDFHYELKNVNISLPKINIPNEIFTKHEVEKYRILFQSKPQTARKSIRLKTVSRAKECVLLCKPERAEDENVNMSAKILNFRCLKCQDSTQYSPNDLQKHFEMRHHGELPSFPCEMCSFSANDFQIFKQHRKTHRNTFVKCDICNSDRSYTLLDLTKHFTSKHCVNGNFQCEECRFFTQDVGTFVQHIHRHKEMHYKCGKCFHLCFTKGELQKHLRVHSGTLPFTCHYCSYGAVHKDQLVRHVITLHKEHLYAKEKLEKDQYDKRMAKTTTGLKLILKRYKIGPTKTFWKRKTVTNGNDESIGKNAQVFNIVSKTQTKSEDQSQEQLNEDKDERLHCENGDKPIESESEKSTLLSVGQYRKVDEGTIAASSYVKSGVQGPTVLLVRNNKITIPANCSAKFMGFKVVDGRQHIVIKLLPNSKQNLPSPASQPGTEKDSTGNLQPQALANTGFATEVSDTDFLKAAPLSCSSPVLSRKVTSEKETAFMSEKNNILETVDDSKSLSSLPTTSESVTASVSLTTKIEARDSVDLWENQTTQSHPDASDTTIKSPDKVNLTTKPNAYSCGDMHNYCINYVNSKIPAESNYFDFSNQGSLPFHNYSKVNTNHYRFSRTTTFENLQRETLNKTATQQLSCDSNMDSPLRKESSNSDSLLGPVIPLNGKDGTLKIKTEIEEPCNLEETQNSDEGNLFTNANQSVLSVTDEPKWDGGASSPMMPRITSVFSLQSQQASEFLPPEVKQLLQDTLKPKSDIKEDSNNIPSESLPLSCDQTLRKAEEEEMIVESSKDFQTQDIFPVPSASVGVSVPANDLNLKCNGQEKQVLSVLQDVRDSEVTGKIPNIITLLKTQSDAIITQQLVKDKLRTTTQNSGPVYVQNPFLTSEQKNPVFIQTPKGFIIPLHVANKPGIRVFSGRSLPLVNTQSVPASLLVNKRPGMVLAFNNGKPEGVRTVKTENVHSNRTVTKEPCRTPLLKAEHNNGCLTPALCSSIGSCVNMRTCSENALPLKGPYIIKTSVRSSVRAVPFPNVLPEQQGPKINGLDTVKQQNESSPKASLYTLMPGGKQAVFLKCMMPNNTEPLKPNLVQNHTYQHIQPKKPERAPQKILVKILNPVLSVSAANNLSVSNSASSFHKEIVPSKPPILGEQKEPESSRDALPVLDDRIPASEIALSSTAACPESSEEPVYISDHSETTVLRCKANCTIERNFNKRKTCKNKFAKIKTRISQGSETALVSRNRSCKRKYIDNYQEPPRKKSTLLRKCKERANAEDVQETLGFYRPRLSKNSGRTLRLFPFNSKQLVKCPRRNQPVVVLNHPDADAPEVERVMKTIAKFNGRVLKVSLSQATINALLKPVYSDISETTYNDFSKRHKMLKPVNSVKERFVLKLTLKKTSKNNYQIVKTTSEDILKAKFNCWFCGRIFDNQDVWAGHGQRHLVEATRDWNMLE